The following are from one region of the Bradyrhizobium sediminis genome:
- a CDS encoding putative bifunctional diguanylate cyclase/phosphodiesterase, protein MIAAKKAPGKFNIEMFDDVPVLQRKWHAGLRPGERLPRYEDVMLGSLGRLADHIVLLKDNNETLEVSRTGRFIQKWLEDDRWDIPLSALSPDCATALGEAAASALRNSRPYPTVAHRVRDGLVQTYDILALPTFSRWGGTLIGVYVNERAPQYNLLDAIFSTTDEGVLSLATIRDAAGQPFDFQIVHHNQGASRLLKLPSTELQWRRLSAGGNLLCLPEVTERLLGVINSGSRDQFEVDSDDRNLRLGVTAFGDILSLTVSDVTALKRREASFRLLFDNNPMPMWVFDAETTGFLSVNDAAVQHYGYSRAMFLRMKLREIWPEDEWVPHNQALQQVGDVYHSGRNWRHLKADGSEIEVLTFGRRVAFDGRDGFLVAVVDITERRKAEARIAHMAHHDGLTNLPNRELYQDRLKQALEQSQPGNKRVAVLCVDLDLFKNVNDSFGHPMGDRLLKAVADRLRSEVSGNNLVARLGGDEFAVVMASDVSPNEASDYAAGLIKTLSATYDLDGIDVVVGASIGIALSPGDGATSEELMRNADMALYRAKSDGGGVHRFFEREMDRQAQKRRDMELDLRRAYANGEFELHYQPLVNLAADRISGFESLLRWRHPEKGMISPADFIPVAEDIGLIVSLGEWVLREACIEAAKWPADVKVAVNLSPVQFRSRNLVQVVVSALAHSGLSPRRLELEITESLFLAETEANLAILHQLRELGVSISMDDFGTGYSSLSYLRSFPFDKIKIDRSFVKDLAERSDCVAIVRAISGLGRSLNITTTAEGVETIDQLDWLRAEGCNEVQGFLFSAARPAAEIEALLSKFGRCASKAA, encoded by the coding sequence ATGATTGCCGCCAAAAAAGCACCCGGAAAATTCAACATCGAAATGTTCGATGACGTCCCCGTCCTGCAGCGCAAGTGGCACGCGGGGCTGAGGCCCGGCGAAAGGCTGCCGCGCTATGAAGATGTGATGCTGGGCAGCCTCGGCAGGCTGGCGGATCATATCGTCCTGCTCAAGGACAACAATGAAACGCTCGAAGTATCGCGGACTGGCCGCTTCATTCAGAAATGGCTCGAAGACGATCGCTGGGACATTCCCTTGAGCGCGCTGTCGCCTGATTGCGCCACCGCGCTCGGCGAGGCCGCCGCCAGCGCGCTGCGGAACAGCCGCCCGTATCCCACCGTCGCGCATCGCGTGCGCGATGGCCTGGTCCAGACCTACGATATTCTGGCGCTGCCGACATTTTCACGATGGGGCGGCACGCTGATCGGCGTCTATGTCAACGAGCGGGCCCCGCAGTATAATCTGCTGGACGCGATTTTTTCCACCACCGACGAGGGTGTGCTGTCGCTCGCGACGATACGCGATGCCGCCGGGCAGCCGTTCGACTTTCAGATCGTCCATCACAACCAGGGCGCATCGCGGCTCCTCAAACTGCCGTCGACCGAATTGCAGTGGCGCCGGCTCAGCGCCGGAGGCAATCTGCTGTGCCTGCCTGAGGTGACCGAGCGATTGCTCGGTGTGATCAACAGCGGCAGCCGCGATCAGTTCGAAGTCGACAGCGACGACCGTAACCTGAGATTGGGCGTGACGGCGTTCGGCGACATCCTTTCGCTGACGGTTTCGGACGTCACGGCCCTGAAGCGGCGCGAAGCTTCGTTTCGCCTGCTGTTCGACAACAACCCGATGCCGATGTGGGTGTTCGATGCCGAGACGACCGGTTTTCTGAGCGTCAACGACGCGGCGGTGCAGCATTATGGATACAGCCGCGCGATGTTTCTGCGCATGAAGCTTCGGGAGATATGGCCGGAGGACGAATGGGTGCCCCATAACCAGGCCCTGCAGCAGGTCGGCGACGTCTATCATTCCGGCCGCAACTGGCGCCATCTCAAGGCCGACGGCAGCGAGATCGAGGTGCTGACGTTCGGGCGGCGCGTTGCCTTCGACGGCCGCGACGGCTTTCTCGTCGCCGTCGTCGACATCACCGAACGGCGCAAGGCCGAGGCCCGGATTGCCCATATGGCCCACCACGACGGCCTGACGAATTTGCCGAACCGGGAGCTTTATCAAGACCGCCTCAAACAGGCACTCGAGCAGAGCCAGCCCGGCAACAAGCGGGTGGCGGTGCTGTGCGTCGATCTCGACCTGTTCAAGAACGTCAACGATTCGTTCGGGCATCCGATGGGCGATCGGCTGTTGAAGGCAGTGGCTGACCGGCTGAGGTCGGAAGTTAGCGGCAACAATCTCGTTGCCCGGCTCGGCGGCGACGAGTTCGCGGTCGTGATGGCCTCCGATGTCTCGCCGAACGAGGCGAGCGATTATGCGGCCGGTCTGATCAAGACCTTGAGCGCCACCTACGACCTCGACGGCATCGATGTCGTGGTCGGCGCCAGCATCGGCATTGCGCTGTCGCCGGGCGATGGCGCCACGAGCGAGGAGTTGATGCGCAACGCCGACATGGCGCTGTACCGGGCGAAGTCGGACGGCGGCGGCGTGCATCGGTTCTTCGAGCGGGAGATGGACCGGCAGGCGCAAAAACGCCGCGACATGGAGCTCGACCTGCGCCGCGCTTACGCAAATGGCGAATTTGAACTGCACTATCAGCCACTGGTGAACCTCGCCGCCGACCGGATCAGCGGCTTTGAATCGCTGCTGCGCTGGCGGCATCCCGAAAAGGGCATGATCTCGCCGGCGGACTTCATCCCGGTCGCCGAGGACATCGGGCTGATCGTCTCGCTGGGCGAGTGGGTGTTGCGGGAGGCCTGCATCGAGGCCGCGAAATGGCCCGCGGACGTCAAGGTCGCCGTTAACCTGTCGCCGGTGCAGTTTCGCAGCCGCAACCTCGTTCAGGTGGTGGTCTCGGCATTGGCGCATTCCGGATTGTCGCCGCGGCGGCTCGAACTCGAGATCACCGAATCGCTTTTCCTGGCCGAGACCGAGGCCAATCTCGCGATCCTGCATCAGTTGCGCGAACTCGGCGTCAGTATTTCGATGGACGACTTCGGCACCGGATATTCAAGCCTCAGTTATCTCCGAAGCTTTCCGTTCGACAAGATCAAGATCGATCGCTCGTTCGTGAAAGACCTTGCGGAGCGCTCCGATTGCGTTGCGATCGTGCGGGCGATCTCCGGTCTCGGGCGCAGCCTGAACATCACCACGACGGCCGAAGGCGTGGAAACCATCGACCAGCTCGACTGGCTGCGTGCCGAAGGCTGCAACGAGGTGCAGGGCTTCCTGTTCAGTGCGGCGAGGCCCGCCGCCGAGATCGAAGCGCTGTTGTCGAAGTTTGGCCGCTGTGCATCGAAGGCGGCGTGA
- a CDS encoding nitroreductase family protein: protein MLDAIELLKIRRSVKPREMSGPGPSPAELDTILTIGARVPDHGKLTPWRFIVFEGDARARAGEVIAQVFARKNPAAAAAEIEVEKRRLTDAPLVIGVVSFTKPHPKVPPWEQELSAGASAMNIVTAATALGYGACWLTGWFAFDRDVLDGLGLKADEKLAGLIHIGTPTKPSEDRPRPALGDIVTRF from the coding sequence ATGCTTGACGCCATTGAACTGTTGAAAATCCGCCGCTCGGTGAAGCCGCGCGAAATGAGCGGTCCCGGCCCCTCGCCTGCCGAACTCGACACCATTCTCACCATCGGCGCGCGGGTGCCCGACCACGGCAAGCTGACGCCGTGGCGCTTCATCGTGTTCGAAGGCGATGCGCGGGCGCGCGCCGGCGAGGTGATCGCGCAGGTATTCGCGCGAAAGAACCCGGCGGCGGCGGCAGCCGAGATCGAGGTCGAGAAGCGCCGGCTCACCGATGCTCCGCTGGTGATCGGCGTGGTGAGCTTCACCAAGCCGCATCCCAAGGTGCCGCCCTGGGAGCAGGAATTGTCGGCAGGCGCCAGCGCCATGAACATCGTCACGGCGGCGACCGCGCTCGGCTACGGCGCCTGCTGGCTGACCGGCTGGTTCGCCTTCGATCGCGACGTGCTCGACGGCCTCGGATTGAAGGCGGACGAAAAGCTCGCCGGCCTCATTCATATCGGCACGCCGACCAAGCCGAGCGAAGACCGCCCGCGGCCCGCGCTCGGCGACATCGTGACGCGGTTCTAG
- a CDS encoding YadA family autotransporter adhesin: MALGSQATSSGLRSTAMGFFSRATGQESIAIGAGLNATQAAYSAGSGSIAIGNRAAAGGTDANGFNNAGNTAIGQRALAGSSASGITNATALGISASAQANNALALGASASATAANAVALGMGSLADVANTVSVGALGSERRIVNVADGTIASGSSDAATAGQLYTANQRVAAAFGTTLDGSGQLVAPSYTIQGTAYNNVGSAFGAVDSWLTAYGVSLISLQTQVSASSGIVQQNATTRVITVGAATDGSTVDVSGTSGNRTVTGVANGAVTSTSTDAVNGSQLYATNQQVAANTSDIANLSTVVAGLGGSGTGSNYIRANGTGPAASATGANAAAIGSGSNASGADALAFGTNARATQSGAIAMGLNSASTGANAIAIGTGALATGSVAVGAAATASNGGAAFGDGTIATGANSAALGTNASATAANSVAIGSGSTNTVANTVSFGSAGNERRLTNVAAGISQTDAVNVGQLQSIASGFQSQIGGLQNQITDNQREARRGIVAAVAVAPVLMPSAAGKTTVAVNAGYYRGETGIGIGISHRLRFAVPTVLYGSYSNGGGAEHIGRAGMAVEF, translated from the coding sequence GTGGCGCTGGGTTCGCAGGCAACTTCATCGGGATTGCGCAGCACGGCGATGGGCTTTTTCAGCCGCGCGACCGGACAGGAGTCGATCGCGATCGGCGCCGGACTGAACGCGACTCAGGCGGCTTATTCGGCCGGCAGCGGCAGCATCGCCATCGGCAACCGCGCCGCGGCCGGCGGCACCGACGCCAACGGCTTCAACAACGCCGGCAACACCGCGATCGGCCAGCGCGCTTTGGCGGGCAGCAGCGCGAGCGGCATCACCAACGCCACCGCTCTGGGCATCAGCGCCAGCGCCCAGGCCAACAACGCCCTCGCGCTCGGGGCGAGCGCCAGCGCGACGGCGGCCAATGCCGTCGCGCTCGGCATGGGCTCGCTCGCCGATGTCGCCAACACCGTGTCGGTCGGCGCGCTCGGCAGCGAACGCCGGATCGTCAATGTGGCCGACGGCACCATCGCGTCGGGCTCGAGCGACGCCGCCACCGCCGGCCAGCTCTACACCGCCAACCAGCGCGTCGCCGCCGCCTTCGGCACCACGCTCGACGGCAGCGGCCAGCTCGTTGCCCCGAGCTACACGATCCAGGGAACGGCCTACAACAATGTCGGCAGCGCCTTCGGCGCGGTGGATTCATGGCTGACCGCCTATGGCGTGAGTCTGATCAGCCTGCAGACGCAGGTCAGCGCGTCGAGCGGAATCGTGCAGCAGAACGCGACGACGCGCGTCATCACGGTTGGCGCTGCCACCGACGGCAGCACCGTCGATGTGTCCGGCACATCGGGCAACCGCACCGTCACCGGCGTCGCGAACGGCGCTGTGACGTCGACCAGCACCGACGCCGTCAACGGCAGCCAGCTCTATGCCACCAACCAGCAGGTCGCCGCCAATACGTCCGACATCGCAAATCTCTCCACCGTCGTGGCGGGGCTCGGCGGCAGCGGAACCGGATCGAACTACATTCGCGCCAACGGCACCGGACCGGCCGCATCCGCGACCGGAGCCAACGCCGCGGCCATCGGCTCGGGATCGAACGCCAGCGGCGCCGATGCGCTGGCATTCGGCACCAATGCGCGGGCGACGCAGTCGGGCGCCATCGCGATGGGGCTGAATTCGGCCTCGACCGGCGCCAATGCGATCGCGATCGGCACCGGGGCTCTCGCTACCGGCTCGGTCGCGGTCGGCGCGGCCGCCACCGCGTCGAACGGCGGCGCCGCCTTTGGCGATGGCACGATCGCAACCGGCGCGAATTCCGCAGCCCTCGGGACCAACGCCTCGGCCACGGCTGCGAATTCGGTCGCGATCGGCTCAGGCTCCACCAACACCGTCGCCAACACGGTGTCGTTCGGCTCCGCCGGAAACGAGCGGCGGCTCACCAACGTCGCCGCCGGCATCAGCCAGACCGACGCCGTCAATGTCGGGCAACTGCAGTCGATCGCTTCGGGCTTCCAGTCGCAGATCGGCGGATTGCAGAACCAGATCACCGACAACCAGCGCGAGGCGCGACGCGGTATCGTCGCCGCGGTCGCGGTGGCGCCGGTGCTGATGCCTTCGGCGGCGGGCAAGACCACCGTCGCGGTCAACGCCGGCTATTATCGCGGCGAGACCGGCATCGGCATCGGCATTTCGCACCGGCTGAGATTCGCGGTGCCGACCGTGCTCTATGGCAGTTATTCCAACGGCGGCGGCGCCGAACATATCGGACGCGCGGGTATGGCGGTCGAATTCTGA
- the thrS gene encoding threonine--tRNA ligase, with product MTDFKYSLTNLKPAEPQAKVALTFPDGARREFPKSITGLDIAKGISPSLAKRTVAMALDGVLTDLADPIDHDAKIEFVARDDARALELIRHDAAHVLAEAVQSLWPGTQVTIGPVIENGFYYDFFRNEPFTPEDFAAIEKKMREIIARDKPFTKEIWTREQTKQVFSDNGEMFKVELVDAIPADQTIKIYKQGDWFDLCRGPHMTSTGKIGNAFKLMKVAGAYWRGDSNNPMLTRIYGTAFAKQEDLDAYLKQIEEAEKRDHRKLGRELDLFHFQEEGPGVVFWHAKGWTIFQALIAYMRRRLTGDYSEVNAPQILDKVLWETSGHWDWYRENMFAAQSAGDEAEDKRWFALKPMNCPGHVQLFKHGLKSYRDLPLRLAEFGVVHRYEPSGAMHGLMRVRGFTQDDAHVFCTEQQLADECLKINDLILSTYADFGFEGDLTVKLSTRPEKRVGTDEMWDHAERVMATVLSEIEAQSGGRIKTAINPGEGAFYGPKFEYVLRDAIGRDWQCGTTQVDFNLPERFGAFYIDADGSKKAPVMVHRAICGSMERFIGILIEHFAGNFPLWLAPVQVLVTTITSEGDEYAKVVAAAARRAGLRVEIDLRNEKINYKVREHSLAKIPALLVVGKKEAETHSVSIRRLGSDGQKVMPTDEALAALVDEATPPDVKRARLGT from the coding sequence ATGACCGACTTCAAATACAGCCTCACGAATCTGAAACCCGCCGAGCCGCAAGCGAAAGTCGCCCTCACCTTCCCCGACGGCGCCAGGCGCGAATTCCCCAAGAGCATCACCGGCCTCGACATCGCCAAGGGCATTTCGCCGTCGCTGGCCAAGCGCACGGTGGCGATGGCGCTCGACGGCGTGCTGACCGATCTCGCCGATCCGATCGATCATGACGCCAAAATCGAATTCGTCGCCCGCGACGACGCCCGCGCGCTGGAACTGATCCGGCACGACGCCGCCCACGTGCTGGCCGAAGCGGTACAGTCGCTGTGGCCAGGCACCCAGGTCACGATCGGCCCGGTGATCGAGAACGGCTTCTATTACGACTTCTTCCGCAACGAGCCATTCACGCCGGAAGACTTTGCCGCGATTGAAAAGAAGATGCGCGAGATCATCGCGCGCGACAAACCCTTCACCAAGGAAATCTGGACGCGCGAGCAGACCAAGCAGGTGTTCAGCGACAACGGCGAGATGTTCAAGGTCGAACTGGTCGACGCGATCCCGGCCGACCAGACCATCAAGATCTACAAGCAGGGCGACTGGTTCGACCTGTGCCGCGGCCCGCACATGACGTCGACCGGCAAGATCGGCAACGCCTTCAAGCTGATGAAGGTGGCGGGCGCCTATTGGCGCGGCGACTCCAACAATCCGATGCTGACGCGCATCTACGGCACGGCGTTCGCGAAGCAGGAAGACCTCGACGCCTATCTGAAGCAGATCGAGGAAGCCGAGAAGCGCGACCACCGCAAGCTCGGCCGCGAACTCGACCTGTTTCACTTCCAGGAGGAAGGCCCCGGCGTGGTGTTCTGGCACGCCAAGGGCTGGACCATCTTCCAGGCCCTGATCGCCTATATGCGCCGCCGCCTGACCGGCGACTACAGCGAGGTCAACGCGCCGCAGATCCTCGACAAGGTATTGTGGGAAACTTCGGGGCATTGGGACTGGTACCGCGAGAACATGTTCGCGGCGCAATCGGCCGGCGACGAGGCCGAGGACAAGCGCTGGTTTGCGTTAAAGCCGATGAACTGTCCGGGCCATGTGCAGCTCTTCAAGCACGGCCTGAAGAGCTATCGCGATCTGCCGCTGCGGCTGGCCGAATTCGGCGTGGTGCATCGCTACGAGCCGTCCGGCGCAATGCACGGCCTGATGCGCGTGCGCGGGTTCACCCAGGACGACGCCCATGTGTTCTGCACCGAACAACAGCTCGCCGACGAGTGTCTCAAGATCAACGATCTGATCCTGTCGACCTATGCCGACTTCGGCTTCGAGGGCGATCTCACGGTGAAACTCTCGACCCGCCCGGAGAAGCGCGTCGGCACCGACGAGATGTGGGATCATGCCGAGCGCGTGATGGCCACCGTGCTGTCGGAGATCGAGGCGCAGTCCGGCGGCCGCATCAAGACCGCGATCAATCCCGGCGAGGGCGCGTTCTACGGTCCGAAGTTCGAATATGTGCTGCGCGACGCCATCGGCCGCGACTGGCAATGCGGCACCACGCAGGTCGACTTCAACCTGCCGGAGCGTTTTGGCGCGTTCTACATCGATGCCGACGGCTCGAAGAAAGCGCCGGTGATGGTGCATCGGGCGATCTGCGGTTCGATGGAGCGCTTCATCGGCATCCTGATCGAGCATTTTGCAGGCAATTTCCCGCTCTGGCTGGCGCCGGTGCAGGTTCTCGTCACCACGATCACTTCGGAGGGCGACGAATACGCCAAGGTGGTCGCAGCCGCCGCGCGGCGCGCCGGCCTGCGCGTCGAGATCGACCTGCGCAACGAGAAGATCAACTACAAGGTCCGCGAACATTCGCTGGCGAAAATCCCGGCGCTGCTGGTGGTCGGCAAGAAGGAAGCCGAGACGCATTCGGTTTCGATCCGGCGGCTCGGCAGCGACGGGCAGAAGGTGATGCCGACCGACGAGGCGCTGGCGGCGCTGGTCGATGAAGCAACTCCGCCGGACGTCAAGCGGGCCAGGCTCGGGACCTGA
- a CDS encoding GrlR family regulatory protein, with the protein MQEGLYKVEFHTVHGTGNGVLYATSGKLRGGNSGFAFTGNYIRKGEEIHVKISTLRHNPDPGFKPLFGTDMITLTLKGAEHGDMVDFEGFALQLPGIAFKAILTRIGD; encoded by the coding sequence TTGCAGGAAGGCCTTTACAAGGTTGAATTTCATACCGTTCATGGCACCGGCAACGGCGTGCTTTACGCCACCAGCGGCAAACTCCGCGGCGGCAATTCCGGCTTTGCCTTTACCGGGAATTACATCCGCAAGGGCGAGGAAATCCACGTCAAGATCTCGACCCTGCGCCACAATCCCGACCCCGGCTTCAAGCCGCTGTTCGGAACCGACATGATCACGCTGACGCTGAAGGGAGCCGAACACGGCGACATGGTCGACTTCGAGGGCTTTGCCCTGCAACTGCCCGGCATCGCCTTCAAGGCGATCCTGACGCGGATCGGCGACTGA
- a CDS encoding alpha/beta hydrolase, whose amino-acid sequence MVGANPKFQQHDRTDRMISPGAPQDAGRPTPSQHRTGPHRWRWIALLSAFVPLSFVLVQCGKAPSAGMLAANAHASSGDTFEDRFPAPTFKERFPTTSESLAPRQSPAAAAGGRTAQSTPAPYRVASLAPTVPYQRPPREDQTMLVGLKSSAFPYLGTNPRTDEPFLNISKGDRRGHRSYGGRVYWQDQTYNDNRVLMHVPENFDVRKPGVIVVFFHGNGATLERDVRDRQLVPQQISESGVNAVLLAPQLAVDAADSSAGKFWQPGGLKRFVNESADHLARLYGDPRAAGAFANMPIVIVGYSGGFMPAAWSLEVGGLGNRVRGVFLLDAVYGELDKFASWIVSNRSGFFVSAYTRSTRRHEHELMAMLKEKGIAISDDMGGPLRPGSVVFLETPEGVTHRDYVTRAWTENPVKDVLVKMAATPALTRVATNSPSHADR is encoded by the coding sequence ATGGTCGGGGCGAATCCGAAATTCCAGCAGCATGATCGCACGGACCGGATGATTTCACCGGGCGCGCCGCAAGATGCGGGGCGACCGACCCCGTCGCAGCATCGCACCGGTCCGCATCGATGGCGCTGGATCGCCCTCCTCTCCGCGTTTGTGCCGCTGTCATTCGTGCTGGTTCAATGCGGCAAGGCGCCGAGCGCGGGAATGCTGGCCGCCAATGCGCACGCCTCGTCGGGCGATACGTTCGAGGACCGGTTTCCGGCGCCGACCTTCAAGGAACGCTTCCCGACCACGAGCGAGAGTTTGGCGCCCCGGCAGTCTCCTGCGGCAGCAGCGGGCGGGCGCACCGCGCAGTCCACGCCCGCTCCCTATCGCGTGGCGTCGCTGGCGCCGACGGTGCCGTACCAGCGTCCGCCGCGCGAGGACCAGACCATGCTGGTTGGCCTGAAATCCTCGGCGTTTCCCTATCTCGGCACCAACCCGCGCACCGACGAGCCGTTCCTGAACATTTCCAAGGGTGACCGCCGCGGCCACCGCAGTTACGGCGGCCGGGTCTACTGGCAGGACCAGACCTACAACGACAACCGCGTGCTGATGCACGTCCCCGAAAACTTCGATGTCCGCAAACCCGGCGTCATCGTGGTGTTCTTCCACGGCAACGGCGCGACGCTGGAACGCGACGTGCGCGACCGCCAACTGGTGCCGCAGCAGATTTCGGAGTCCGGCGTCAACGCGGTGCTGCTGGCGCCGCAACTTGCGGTCGACGCCGCCGATTCCAGCGCCGGCAAGTTCTGGCAACCCGGCGGACTGAAGCGTTTCGTCAACGAGTCGGCCGATCATCTGGCCCGTCTCTACGGCGATCCGCGCGCGGCCGGGGCTTTCGCCAACATGCCGATCGTCATCGTCGGCTACAGCGGCGGCTTCATGCCGGCGGCCTGGAGCCTCGAGGTCGGCGGTCTCGGCAACCGCGTGCGCGGCGTATTCCTGCTCGACGCGGTCTATGGCGAACTGGACAAGTTTGCGTCCTGGATCGTGAGCAACCGGTCCGGCTTCTTCGTCAGCGCCTATACCCGCTCCACCCGGCGGCACGAGCATGAGCTGATGGCCATGCTGAAGGAGAAGGGCATCGCCATATCGGATGATATGGGCGGGCCGTTGCGGCCCGGCAGCGTGGTTTTCCTCGAGACGCCCGAAGGCGTGACCCATCGCGATTACGTCACGCGCGCCTGGACCGAAAATCCGGTGAAGGACGTGCTGGTCAAGATGGCGGCAACGCCCGCGCTGACGCGGGTGGCGACAAACTCGCCCTCACACGCGGACCGCTGA
- a CDS encoding APC family permease: MAASETGSAAWPGRLPGSGSTVSVLVATAIVVADMVGVGVFTSLGFQVKDIPSGFSILLLWAIGGIVALCGVFSYSELGAMFPRSSGEYNFLTRAFHPAFGFLAGWVSATVGFAAPVALAAMAFGEYGKSVLPDAPPLALAIGVVWLVSLVQLGGVKHSSTFQLIATILKVVLIVAFLLAGFVIATPQPVTFTPSVSDLGHVTSAPFAIGLVFVMYSFSGWNAATYIIGEMRAPEQNLPRAMLAGTLIVLVLYVALNAVFLHSAPIDKLAGQLDVARISGSYIFGEIGGRIVGAMICIGLISSISAMMWIGPRVMMTMGEDIPALRIFSRKSSSGAPAYAILFQLAVASLMLFTRSFEKVLDFIQFSLLFCSFFTVLGVIKLRITRPDLPRPYRAWGYPVTPVVFLLVTGFMMYYLATERPLQSFLGTLIMISGLLIYAVFRKRADRAPASPGRE; the protein is encoded by the coding sequence ATGGCGGCATCAGAGACGGGAAGCGCGGCATGGCCTGGCCGGCTCCCCGGCAGCGGTTCGACCGTATCGGTCCTTGTGGCCACCGCGATTGTGGTGGCCGACATGGTTGGCGTCGGCGTGTTCACCAGCCTCGGCTTCCAGGTCAAGGACATCCCGTCGGGCTTTTCGATCCTGCTGCTGTGGGCGATCGGCGGCATCGTCGCGCTGTGCGGGGTGTTTTCCTACAGCGAACTCGGCGCGATGTTTCCGCGCTCCAGCGGTGAATACAACTTCCTGACCCGGGCGTTTCACCCGGCATTCGGATTTCTCGCCGGCTGGGTGTCGGCGACGGTCGGTTTCGCCGCACCGGTGGCGCTCGCCGCGATGGCCTTCGGCGAATACGGCAAGTCAGTGCTCCCCGATGCGCCGCCGCTGGCGCTCGCCATCGGCGTGGTCTGGCTGGTGTCGCTGGTGCAACTCGGCGGAGTCAAGCACTCCAGCACCTTTCAGCTGATCGCGACCATCCTGAAAGTGGTGCTCATCGTTGCCTTCCTGCTGGCGGGATTTGTCATCGCCACCCCGCAACCGGTCACGTTTACGCCCTCGGTCTCCGACCTCGGCCATGTCACCAGCGCGCCGTTCGCGATCGGTCTGGTGTTCGTGATGTATTCGTTTTCGGGGTGGAACGCCGCGACCTACATCATCGGCGAGATGCGCGCCCCGGAGCAGAACCTGCCGCGCGCGATGCTGGCGGGGACGCTGATCGTGCTGGTGCTGTATGTCGCTCTCAACGCGGTGTTCCTGCACAGCGCGCCGATCGACAAACTGGCCGGGCAACTCGATGTCGCCCGCATCTCCGGCAGCTATATCTTCGGTGAGATCGGCGGCCGCATCGTCGGCGCGATGATCTGCATCGGGCTGATATCTTCGATCAGCGCGATGATGTGGATCGGCCCGCGCGTGATGATGACCATGGGCGAGGACATTCCGGCGTTGCGGATATTCTCCCGCAAGTCGAGCAGCGGCGCGCCGGCTTACGCCATTCTGTTCCAGCTCGCGGTGGCGAGCCTGATGCTGTTCACCCGCAGCTTCGAGAAGGTGCTCGACTTCATCCAGTTCAGCCTGCTGTTCTGCTCGTTCTTCACCGTGCTCGGCGTCATCAAGCTGCGCATCACGCGGCCCGATTTGCCGCGGCCCTATCGGGCCTGGGGATACCCGGTTACGCCTGTGGTTTTCCTGCTCGTGACCGGTTTCATGATGTACTATCTTGCGACCGAGCGCCCGTTGCAGTCGTTCCTGGGTACTTTGATCATGATCTCCGGCCTGTTGATCTATGCCGTTTTCCGCAAGCGGGCCGATCGGGCCCCCGCATCCCCGGGCCGCGAATAG
- the yidD gene encoding membrane protein insertion efficiency factor YidD, whose product MKHSADCSACAGTVQRLPRNLGRALIWIYRHTLSPLVGYNCRHLPTCSVYADEAIERFGLWGGGWMTLARLLRCQPWGTSGIDNVPQTTPPGARWYLPWRFGRWRGVNAP is encoded by the coding sequence ATGAAGCATTCAGCGGATTGTTCGGCCTGCGCCGGAACGGTTCAGCGCCTGCCGCGCAATCTCGGCCGCGCGCTGATCTGGATCTACCGGCACACGCTGTCGCCGCTGGTCGGTTACAACTGCCGCCATCTGCCGACCTGTTCGGTCTACGCCGACGAGGCGATCGAACGCTTCGGACTATGGGGCGGAGGCTGGATGACGCTGGCGCGGCTGTTGCGCTGCCAGCCCTGGGGCACTTCGGGGATCGACAACGTGCCGCAGACCACGCCGCCCGGCGCGCGATGGTACCTGCCGTGGCGGTTCGGCCGCTGGCGCGGCGTCAACGCGCCGTAG
- a CDS encoding iron-sulfur cluster assembly scaffold protein codes for MLNDIYNKRIIELAGNIPRLGRLPDPDASATAHSKLCGSTVKIDLKMEGPVVTDFAHDVKACALGQASSSIMASHVVGSTANELRELRETVRRMLKENGRPPEGKWADIALLEPVRDYKARHASTMLTFDAVVDAIGQIESKAKQPAAAQG; via the coding sequence ATGCTGAACGACATCTACAACAAGCGCATCATTGAACTGGCCGGCAATATACCCCGGCTCGGACGCCTCCCCGACCCCGACGCCAGCGCCACGGCGCATTCCAAGCTGTGCGGCTCCACCGTCAAGATCGACCTCAAGATGGAAGGCCCTGTCGTCACCGACTTCGCCCATGACGTGAAGGCCTGTGCGCTTGGGCAGGCCTCTTCATCCATCATGGCAAGTCACGTCGTCGGCTCAACCGCCAATGAATTGCGCGAGTTACGCGAGACCGTTCGCAGGATGCTGAAGGAAAACGGCAGGCCGCCGGAGGGCAAGTGGGCCGATATCGCGCTGCTCGAGCCGGTGCGCGACTACAAGGCGCGGCACGCCTCGACGATGCTGACCTTCGATGCCGTGGTCGATGCGATCGGCCAGATCGAGTCGAAGGCGAAACAGCCGGCCGCGGCGCAGGGCTGA